AAAGCAGGAAACCCGTTTGTCGCACGCGTTTCCTGCTTTTATATTGTTATCGTTAGATGAATCTTACAGAATCTGCTGGATATTGTCCGGTGACTGAAAAACATAGAATATTTTGGAAAGTCCGATGGTGATAAAAGCCAGGGCAGTCCATACAATTATGGTCATCTGTGCGAATAACGGATTCCAGATCAATAAGAAAGAAAAAATAAGTCCCAAAATTCCAAACACCAGATACCAGCCCCAGTTTTTTCGTTTTAGCGCAGCCACATCAATGGCCAGGGCAATAATGGTTGAAGATCGGAATAAAAGCATGAAGCCGATAAAGAACGGCATTATTTCCATGGATAATAACGGACTGGATAACAGCCAAGAACCTAAGATAATATCTAAAATACCGGCGGCTATTCCCCAGCCATAGCCATTCATTCTTTTACGCTGATAGCCATAGAAAATAACTTCCAATATACCGTTAATCAAAAAAGTCAGGCTGAATAATGTAGAAAGCGCAATATAGGATTCCACCGGAGTTTTAAAAACCCATATTCCTACGGCAATAAAAAGAAGACCAAGTAAAAAGTAAATTAATTTGTTATTCATGATTATTGTGTTTAATAGTTACTGAATATTTTTGTAATCAAATCATTTATAGCAGTTTTAGTATTATTTGGTTTCCGGATTGGTACTATAAAAATAGTCTATTTTTCTGATAAAACAGCAATGTTTTTACGAAGAGATTATGTGTTGTTCGCATCATTTTTGCATTTAACGTGTTTTAGCAGCGGAAAATTAAGACGCGTATGGACAAATGCACAGGATACGGCACAAACAATAAATTTCTGTTAAAATTTGCAGCAAATGTAAAAAGTGACCGAAAGGTCATTTAAATTTGTGCTCTAATTCAGAACGAAATGACAAAAGCAGCACGTACCAAACAGCTCATCATTGAACAGGCAGCACCCATTTTCAATACAAAAGGAATTGCGGCAACAGCAATGAGTGACATTATGGAAGCCACCGGTTTAGCCAAAGGCAGTCTGTATGTACATTTTGAAAATAAAGAAGAACTTTGCAATGCTGTGGTAGATTATACGATGCATTGTTTATCTGAAAAAGTAAAACAGCAGCTGGACCGTCAAAAAACTGCCAAAGGGAAATTATTTGCCTATGTTGACTTTCTGAGCAATACCAAACAGCCGCCCATTCCCGGCGGATGCCCGATGCTGAATTTTGGTATGGAGGCAGACGATACCAACCCGGTTATCAAAAAGAAAGTGAACAAAAACATAACACTTGCTGTGGCTACCTTAACCAATATTTTAAAAGAAGGAATCGCTTCCGGCGAATTCCGGCAGCCGTTTAATGCCGAAGAATTTGCAACCAAAATGTTTGCCCTGTTGGAAGGCGGCATTATGATGTCCAGAATGGAAGAAAACAGCAAAACGATGCCATTGATCGTTGCGATCTTAAAAAAAGAAATTGAACTGTTAGGCTAAATTTTTTTACCTAAAAAATGACCGATAGGTCATTTTTGAAATATATGAATACTTATCAAAACTATAAAAACATGAAAAAACAAAAAGTATGGCTGATCACCGGAGCGTCAAGAGGATTCGGATTGGAAATCGCCAAAGCTGCGCTGAAAGCCGGCGATAAAGTAGTGGCTACCGTGAGAAGCAACCCGGAACAGTTTGAACAGCAGTTTCCGGAACAGCAAAATCTAAGCGTGGTGGTTCTGGACGTCACACAGGAAAAACAGGTTATAGCCGGAGTAGAAAAGGCAATTGCCACATTTGGCGGAATAGATGTACTGGTTAACAATGCCGGTTACGGATTATTGGGAGCTACGGAAGAAATAACGGATCAGGAGGTGAGAAGCCAGTTTGATACCAATGTCTTCGGATTGCTGAATGTAACAAGAGCGGTTTTACCGTATATGCGCAGCCGTCAAAAAGGGCATATCATCAATATCTCTTCTCTTTTCGGATATGCGGCTACGGTTCCCGGTTTCGGGCTTTACGGAGCTACAAAATTTGCAGTAGAAGGCATCACGGAAGGATTGCAGCTGGAAGTAAAACCGTTTGGTATTCACGTAACAGCCGTTGCCCCGGGATTGTTCCGTACCGATTTTGCTTCCGGTGATTCTTATAAAAGCTCACAGCTACTACTGGAGGAATACCAGGGAACGGTCGGTCAGGTGCGGCAGGCTGTTGCGGGACTTCACGGCAATCAGCCCGGCGATCCTGCAAAACTGGCTCAGGTAATTCTGGAGCTGGCCAACGCGGAACATCCGCCGTTACATTTACCGGTTGGTAAAGATGCGGTAAGTGCCCTGCGAGCCAAAATGAGCACTATAGCAAAAGAAGTAACGGAATGGGAAACCTTATCCGTGAGTACCGATCATCAGAAAAATTAAACTATTATATAAAAAAGCAATGAAAAAGATTATTTTAACAGGAAGTGCCAGCGGTTTCGGACTATTAACGGCAAAAACATTGGTAAAACAAGGACATACGGTGTATGCAACAATGCGTAACATTAACGGAGCGAATGCAGAACCGGCAAAAGCGCTAAAAGAATGGGCGAAAGCGCATAACGGTATTATTGAAATTGTGGAGCTGGATGTTACCAGTGATGCATCGGTAGCGAAAGCTATCTCGGAAATAACGGAAAAATCAGGAGGTCACATTGACGTACTGATCAATAATGCCGGTATTTCTTATATTGGTATTGCCGAAACCTTAACCATACAGCAAACGGAACAGCTGTTCCAGGTAAATGTTATTGGACCGGACAGAATGATCAAGGCGGTATTGCCGCTGATGCACCAGCAAAAGTCAGGATTAATCATTAACCTGACCAGTGTACAGGCGAGAAATGTAGGGCCGCTGTTAGCGACTTACAACAGCACAAAAGCGGCTTTGGATGCCTTATCGGTAGGGTATCACTACGAACTTAAATCGGCGGGTATTGATGTTGCGGTTATTCAGCCGGGAGCTTATCAGACCACAGATATTACAGCTAAGGCATTACAACCGGGAAATCCGGGAGCAGCGTCTGCATACGGACAGGATGTTCACCGGTTAAAAGCGGGACTCGATCACTTTTTTACCCCTACAACCGACAGTTCCGATCCGCAGGAAGTGGCCGATGCTGTAGCCGGTTTACTGGAGCTTCCGGCAGGGGAGCGACCATTGTGGACCGTTGTTGGCGGTGCAACGATGGCACAATATGTTCAGCAGATCAATCAGGCAACCAAAGGTCTGGTTGAAACGATGATACAGGTTTTAAGCTAAATATAGGATTGGTATAAAAAAAGCCGGTTTCGTTTTAGAATGAAACCGGCTTTGCTTTTATTTTAAAAAATCAGGATCCTCATAGGCCGGATTCGGATATTTATAAAACCCTTCTCCGGAAACAACACCCAGTTTTCCGGTATCTATAAAATGTTTTTTCAGGTATTCGGTTACCTTTATCTGGCCGGGATCTTTGGAAGCCGTGGCCGCAATTTTATTAATGTTGTATGCGGTGGTGATACCCACGACATCCAGTATACCAAAAGGACCTACCGGAGCTCCGGTGGCAACCATCCAGGTTTTGTCGACCGTTTCTACATCGGCAACACCTCGTACCAGTAGATCAAGACCGGCACCCAATAAAGGAACCAGCAGGGAATTTACGATATAGCCCGGCTGTTCTTTGTGGAGCGGTAAAGCAACCATTCCGATGGTTTTGGTAAAAGCAACCACTGTGTCAAAAATGGCAGCGTCGGTACCCGGATGCCCCATAATTTCGGCTGTGTTGTGTTTCCATATTTCATTGGCAAAATGCAATGCCAGGAATTTTTCCGGTCTTCCGGTAGCGCCGGCAAAATGACTCGGCAGGAGCGTGGAAGAATTGGACGCAAAAATGGTCTTTTCCGGAGCCACGGCAGCCAGCTTTTTATAGAAATCCGTTTTGATGGCCGGATTTTCAGGAACGGCTTCGATCAATAGATCGGCATCTTTTACCGCTGCTGCCAGATCGGTATAATAACTTAAATTTTGTATTGCTTTTTCAACCTGTTCCGGAGTGGCGTTCAGATCAGCCTGATAGGCCGTTCCCAGTTTTTGAAAAGCAGTTTTTGCTTTTTCTAATATAGCGTCATTAATATCATAAACCTTTACGGTATATCCGTGAAAAGCCGTTTGAAAAGCAATTTGCGCTCCCAAAACACCGCTTCCGGCTACTGTTACAATTTTAATATTCATTTCTTTTATATTTTGAATTAATCGGTTGTTGCTATAAGTATGATTTGTCCTGTTAGCGGGCAATCCTAAAACGGTTAAGCCGAAACAGGTATTCCGGCTAAGGCTAAAGTTACCAAAAATCGGAATGGAAATCCTGTAAAACCATTATAATTATCAATCTTATGACTTTTGAATAATGATCAAAAAACAAAAAGGATAATCTTCATTATCCTTTTCTGACGGGCATGATGCCGTTATTTATTTTAGAAGTCCACATCGTCCGGATACAAGCCGGATCCGCCAATGTAGGGTAAAGCATTGATGGCTTCCATGTCTGCATCGGTAATCGTAAATCCGTAAACATCCAGGTTTTGCTGGATTCTTTCCGGAGTGATGGATTTTGGCAGCGGTAAAGTTCCGTTTTGCAGGCACCATCTGATGCATAATTGGGCAACGGATACCTGATAACGGGCAGCAATTTCCATTAAAACAGCATTGGTCAGCATTTTTCCGGTTCCTAACGGCGACCAGGCTTCAATCAGTATATTTTCTTTTTGGCACAGGGCAACGATTTCTGGCTGAAG
This region of Flavobacterium inviolabile genomic DNA includes:
- a CDS encoding oxidoreductase — encoded protein: MKKQKVWLITGASRGFGLEIAKAALKAGDKVVATVRSNPEQFEQQFPEQQNLSVVVLDVTQEKQVIAGVEKAIATFGGIDVLVNNAGYGLLGATEEITDQEVRSQFDTNVFGLLNVTRAVLPYMRSRQKGHIINISSLFGYAATVPGFGLYGATKFAVEGITEGLQLEVKPFGIHVTAVAPGLFRTDFASGDSYKSSQLLLEEYQGTVGQVRQAVAGLHGNQPGDPAKLAQVILELANAEHPPLHLPVGKDAVSALRAKMSTIAKEVTEWETLSVSTDHQKN
- a CDS encoding TetR/AcrR family transcriptional regulator produces the protein MTKAARTKQLIIEQAAPIFNTKGIAATAMSDIMEATGLAKGSLYVHFENKEELCNAVVDYTMHCLSEKVKQQLDRQKTAKGKLFAYVDFLSNTKQPPIPGGCPMLNFGMEADDTNPVIKKKVNKNITLAVATLTNILKEGIASGEFRQPFNAEEFATKMFALLEGGIMMSRMEENSKTMPLIVAILKKEIELLG
- a CDS encoding 3-hydroxyacyl-CoA dehydrogenase, which encodes MNIKIVTVAGSGVLGAQIAFQTAFHGYTVKVYDINDAILEKAKTAFQKLGTAYQADLNATPEQVEKAIQNLSYYTDLAAAVKDADLLIEAVPENPAIKTDFYKKLAAVAPEKTIFASNSSTLLPSHFAGATGRPEKFLALHFANEIWKHNTAEIMGHPGTDAAIFDTVVAFTKTIGMVALPLHKEQPGYIVNSLLVPLLGAGLDLLVRGVADVETVDKTWMVATGAPVGPFGILDVVGITTAYNINKIAATASKDPGQIKVTEYLKKHFIDTGKLGVVSGEGFYKYPNPAYEDPDFLK
- a CDS encoding SDR family oxidoreductase, coding for MKKIILTGSASGFGLLTAKTLVKQGHTVYATMRNINGANAEPAKALKEWAKAHNGIIEIVELDVTSDASVAKAISEITEKSGGHIDVLINNAGISYIGIAETLTIQQTEQLFQVNVIGPDRMIKAVLPLMHQQKSGLIINLTSVQARNVGPLLATYNSTKAALDALSVGYHYELKSAGIDVAVIQPGAYQTTDITAKALQPGNPGAASAYGQDVHRLKAGLDHFFTPTTDSSDPQEVADAVAGLLELPAGERPLWTVVGGATMAQYVQQINQATKGLVETMIQVLS
- a CDS encoding HdeD family acid-resistance protein, with translation MNNKLIYFLLGLLFIAVGIWVFKTPVESYIALSTLFSLTFLINGILEVIFYGYQRKRMNGYGWGIAAGILDIILGSWLLSSPLLSMEIMPFFIGFMLLFRSSTIIALAIDVAALKRKNWGWYLVFGILGLIFSFLLIWNPLFAQMTIIVWTALAFITIGLSKIFYVFQSPDNIQQIL